The following nucleotide sequence is from Rahnella sikkimica.
GAGAACGGATACAAAACTCATCGGCATCTTCAGTAATTGGCAGACCATCTGAGTGTATTTTTTTAACGCTTCATCACGTTCCCTATCATGGCTTTTCAACAACCCGATCGTCGCGTGTCTTTTACTTTCGTTGCTGATGAGATTAGTCAACATGGCAAAGCTCCCCTTGTAACAAACGTCTGAGTTATCTCCCGCGTTGCAGGAATCTTTTTCTTCGTCAGCGGCAGGTGGCAATAAGTATTTTGTGGCTCATCCAAACCCCACATCAGGACGTTTTCCAGTGATCCTGAGGGGAGGTTTTCGCATGCGTACCCGATGAGTCTGAGCGAATCAGTCGCACAGCGGTCGTCAATTCCGGTACGACGTGGGCATCAGCGGGAATCATCTGAAAGATGGCCGCGATTTCCTTAAGCCTGTGAGACTGTCCTTCGAGATATGACGCGGACGACTTGTCTACCAGCAACGTATTTTGCGGCGTCACGCGGTCCATGCCTGACCTTGCGGATACCCAGACTTTGTCCTTGCAATGCATAGGCGACTTCACACATGAATTGCGTCACCTGATTCTCCGTATTAATGATGTGCACGATTGTACCTCCCGCCTGCCCCCTTGCGACCCTCAGATGAATTTTATCAACGGATTCAGCAATCAGCCGCACGATTTATTTTGCCCAAGCGCGCTGCTCTGTGCCAGATGGCGCAGCTCGTTAACCACCACGGCAAGCCCCGCACCCTGTTCAACTTTTAACTCTTTAAGCGCATACAAAGAAAAAGTCCGCCTTCGGCCTTATTAAGATGGGAAAGTGAATATTAACAAGACCATTTTCCGAATTTTAATATTACGAATTTGGTTCATGGTGTAAATAATAAATTTAAAGACATCCAGTGGGGCATTTTAACAACAGCTTGCTGAAGTGACCCTCCTGTGAGATGTGTATCGGCGTCAACAATTTTTTATGGTTACCGATACAATAATATTATCGGCGAATTGTCGGCAAACTTTATAACGAGGAGTAACTCTTTATAGTTAGAGTAGGATGAAAAATAGCCCTAAATGGCTGGGGGCTTTGTTAAATAAATCACAATCTTGGCTGTAATCAGGAACAGAACGGCATATTTCTCACCCTGAAGTGGTATTGATCTCCTCTGATCTCCTCCCTGAAAACAGTGATCCCTTCCCAATATTGATGCCAGGATAAATCAGAGATCCGGGTCTGTTTGATCCCTTCCCAATATTGATGCCAGGATAAATCAGAGATCCGGGTCTGTTTGCAGGCTTCGGACAAATTCTTCCGGAGTCTGGTTATTTAATGAGGAATGTGGCCGGTACTGGTTATATTCCTGCCGCCAGTGCTCGATCTTCTCCTGAGCATCTTCCAGTGACAGGAACCAGTGCACATTCAAACACTCATCGCGCAGGCTCCCGTTGAATGACTCGACCAGAGCATTATCTGTCGGTCTGCCGGGCCGTGAGAAGTCCATTGTCACCTTATTTTCGTATGCCCATCGGTCAAGCGCTTTAGAGATAAATTCGCTGCCATTATCCGTCTGCAACCGGTGTGGTATACGGTGCTGCATTTGTTTCAGGCGCTCCATAACAGCCACCACATCCTCTCCGCGCAGCCCCTGACCAACTTCGATCGCCAGGCATTCACGACTAAAATTATCCACTACAGTTAGGGCACGTATCCGACGCCCGTTGAACAGATTATCAGCAACAAAATCCATGCTCCAGCACTGATCTAATGCGGTCACTTCTGGACGGGCGTGTCGGTGCCTGGCTGTAACATGCCTGAGTGGGCGTTTTGCTCGCAGATTCAGTCCTTCCTGACAGTAAATTCGGTGGGTTTTCTTGTGGTTGACTAACCAGCCTTCCCTGCGCAAAAGAATATGAATGCGCGGGCAACCATAGCGGATCCGTGTCTCCGCAATTTCTCTTATCCGGTGAGTCAGGGCCCTGTCATCACGACAACTGCGATAGAGGTATACCGTGCGACTCTGCATCATTAAACGGCAACCACGACGCAGCCCGATACGATAGGCGTCCAGCAGGTAAGTCACCGCTTCACGCTTCTGAATGGGCCTCAGAACTTTTTTCGAATGACATCCTGGAGCATTTCCTTATCCAGACTGAGGTCCGCCACCAGACGCTTAAACCGTTGGTTTTCGTCCTCAAGCTGCCGCAAACGGCGCAGTTCTGTTACGCCCATACCGCCAAATTTTTTCTTCCAGTTATAAAAAGTGGCTTCAGAAATACCCATCTTTCTGCACACTTCCTCCACCCGAGTGCCTGTTTCGGCCTGTTTAAGGGCGAATGCTATCTGTTCTTCGGTATAACGGGTCTTTTTCATGGTTGATATGCCTCTCAGTGAGATGAAAGAAAGACCGGATACTTTAGTTTAGGCTGGCACTGTTTTCAGGGAGGAGATCAACTGTTTTCAGGGAGGAGATCACTGTTTTCAGGGAGGAGATCACATTGACGCTACACGCTATTGTTTTTCCAGGCTATCCGTCACCAAATTCAAAAGGCCCGTACAGGCACTTATGGTCTTATTTAGGGCGTTTGATAGTATAGTCTTCAACTAATAGCCAAAAATATTGACTGGCACTTTGGGGGAGACAAAATTATAATCATTGTAAGAGATAGTCTTACAAGAGGTAATTATGGCTAGAACTATGACAGTTGACCTTGGTGAAGAACTACGGGAATTCATCGATTCTCTTGTTCAATCCGGGGATTACAGAACGCAAAGTGAAGTACTTCGCGATGCACTGCGCCTGTTACGTGAAAAACAGGCGGAATCCCACCTGCAAACTTTGCGCGATTTATTGGCTGAGGGCGTTAGCAGCGGAACGCCAGAGACATGGGATAAGAACTCATTCCTGCAGCGAGTAAAAGGAAAGGTCCGACTGCATGAAAGAAATTAACCTGACGCCTAAAGCAAACGAAGATTTGGAAGATATCTGGTCGTATAGTCAGGAAAATTTTGGCGTCGTTAAAGCAGACGATTATATCAGCCGTTTTTCCGACATATTTGATGTGCTAGCAACCCATGAGATCGGTTCTCTAAGACCAGAATTAGGCGAACACATTTTTTCCTTACCGATTGAGAAACATGTGATTTTCTTCATTCCCTCCGATACTGCTATCACAGTGATCCGTATTCTTAATCAGTCACAGGACGTTCTTCGCCATTTGGTCTGGCGTTAATTGTAACCCCCGTTGATACAGTTAATTCTCGACTTAACATAAGCCTGCATTAACTCTCTCCATTACGTCCAAGAAATCGTCCGCCCCCCTTCGCGAATACTATGCGAATTTTTGACCAAAGCTGGCTTGCGAGACGTTGGCCAAACTGTACGATTTTAAAAAAAAGCCTCGCGAAGGCGCGATTCTTTTTAGTGTATTAGAGTGGTTTGAGCATAAGACGATGGAACAACATGAGAAATATTTCTTTTTACATATGCTTTACTGGGATCTTAAGTTGCCGGCTTAGCAATCCAAAGGCGTGCTGCTATGCCTATTCACGCTTCGAGGCGTACCGCCTTCTCTTGGCTAATCGCCATTTTACCTGCTACCACCTTGCTCAAAGCTGACTGCGAGATACCAAGATCTGGGCAAGTGAACGCAGCGTACTCTTATAATCATTAAGATATTTCGTAATTAATCTATCTGGATGCGGTTGGTTCAATATAGCTATTAATGATAATCCTCCAAATTAAGCAGGTAGCTAAAATGCCAGCATTAGTGAAGCGCCTTGATAAATGTACAATCACAACTGGACGTTGAGCGTCATAGCGGCAGGTCTACAGCGACAAAACTGTTAGTCTTCAGGCATAACGTTGCGACAGTGAGATAGCACAAGATATCAGCACTATCACTTACAGCCTCTGGTCCATTGTCAGCACTTTCGCCCTAGAGCCACCTGAAACTCCTCCATACCACCCACCACACTTTTTCAGGCCATATCTAAAACGTGGCATCGGTAATAGCATGTTTGTTACTGAGTTCACGTGCATAAACCCCGGCTTCAGCCTCACGGATAGTTACGATGTTCTGTTAGTGGGAATATTGCTTCTTCATGGGGAGGTCCTCATGTGGCTTATGAAGACATTACAAACATCGAGATGTGCTAATCAACGGCAGGAAATTAGCCGCTCCCTATTCAAGAGAGCGGTTTTACTATCAGAATTCAGTCTGCAATTTAACTGATTCCGGCTCAGAACCTTCGTTCTTCGATAACATAGCTGTGGCAATACCATTACCAAGCACATTAATTGCCGAACGCCCCATATCAAGGAAGTGGTCGATTCCCATTAACAACAAAATTCCTGCAACCGGGATATTGAAGCTTGGGATCGTCGCAGCCAGAACCACAAGGGCAGAGCGTGGCACTCCTGCAATCCCTTTTGAAGCCAACATCAATGTCAGCATCATCATGGTAGTTTCTGTAAAATTAAGATGGATGTTATATGCCTGGGCAATAAAGACTGATGCAAAAGAGCAGTAAACCATTGAACCGACGAGGTTAAACGAATAACCAATAGGTAGAACGAATGAGGCAATATTACGTGAGCAACCAAACTTCTCCAATTGCTCCAGTGTCTTCGGATACGCGGCCTCAGAACTGCTTGTTGTAAAAGCAACCAGAACTGGATCTTTAAGCATATTCAACAGACGGAAAACCTCTTTCTTAAGAACAATGTAACCTACCGACAATAACATCACGCTGGTCAACATAATAGCGACATAATATCCTCCGATAAAAGAGGCATAATTTAGTAGGATACCTAGACCTTGAGTAGCTATAACAGACGATATTGCCGCAAAAATGGCTAATGGCGCTACATACATCACATAGCCTGTCATTTTGAGCATAATATGTGACACAACGCTAAGCGAAGCTACCAACGGAGCATTGAATTTTTCACCAAGAGACGCACCTGCGATACCAAAAAACAATGAAAATACAACAATTTGCAATATTTCATTGCTAGCCATTGCTTCGGTTATACTGGTTGGAATGGTATGCGATAAAAACGCTTTAAGATTCATCCCGCTTACGGCCAGGCCCGTATCAACTGACTCTTTTGGGATAGCCAGATTTAAGCCACTACCAGGATGGAAAATAGTAACAATAAAGAGACCAACCAGAATAGAAAAAATCGATGAAATAATGAACCAAATCATTGCCTTGCCACCGACCCTACCTATAGTAGCAGTCTCACCAAGACGCATGATGCCCACGGTTAACGTGCTAAAAACTAATGGTGCAATCACCATTTTTATCAGCCGTAAAAATAAATCGGTAAAAAGAGTAATGTTTCCAGCCCATGATTGGATAGTATCTGACGAAGCGTAAGAATGGATTATTGCTCCTGAAATAATGCCGGCCAGCATGAAAATTACTATAAACAACGTTAGCTTGTTTTTGGTTTCCACAAAAATAACCCCTATCATATTTTTTACGTATTGATTTCAGCCCTGAGGACTTACTTATCGTAATAGACTGAAATATTCGACGCATACATTGAGTAAAAGTGTCGTAGGATACAACCCTTTTTATGTTATTTTTTGTCGAATAAATCTTAGTTTGCCCTGTGTATCGCGATCATCTAGCTGTCGTAGCAACAATGCACAACGGCCGTATTGCAGTTGTCTCCCAGTACCTAAGGAAACGCCCCTGGTGTTTCACACTCCACCATTCTGCCCAAGCTATGCATAGACAACCCGACCGAGACTGGTGCCTCAGTGAGAAGCAGTGGAAGTGCTTGCCATTCTGGGATACAACATTTACCGCAGGCAAGCATACTCTCAAAGAAGATTTCAATTCACGCACTTAAACAATTAACGTATTTTTTCGAGAAAACGTATCTTTGGTGAGAATTGAAAATATGCCATAGACTTACAAGTCGGGTATAGAATGCTGCCACTCAAGAGGGCAGTATTGCCCTCTTACCTCTCAATATAATTAATTATTAAAACGCGAAGAATATATTATACGGTCTCTTCCAGATCTTTTTGCCTGATACAGTGCATCATCCGCAGCAGTTATTGTGGATGATGATGATTCGTGCTTCTGTTTGATTGCAACTCCTATACTAAATGAGATTTTAAAAGTACCATTACAATCATATGAAACTGATTCTTTTATTTTTCTTACGATACCTTCTGCACTGGCATGATCAATAATGACAATTGCAAACTCTTCGCCACCCGATCTGGAAATAAAAACATTATCGTTTGCCAAATTACTCAGTATTAACCCTGTATTTCTTAATACCCTATCACCAGCGTCATGACCGTATGTATCATTTATTCTTTTAAAATGATCAATATCAGCAATACAAATTGTCGCAAGTCTATTTTCAATTTCCCTCAGCTTAATATTCAAATGTCTTCTGTTTGGTAAGCCTGTTAGTTCATCTGTTAAGGAGAGATTCACAGCTGATTTGTAATTATGATTAACGTAATTTATGAATTTCCTGAATGAATAGATAATCATAAGCATAGCCGGCACATAAAGAATAGCAGCTATCAAGGAAGCCGTATCCCTATCGATTAGGTTCATTCCTCCAGCCATAGAGGCAAGAGATGAGTTTAGTAGAAAAAATAAGCTAATCCTAAACACCAATAAATGCGCTTCCCTTGAATGAATATTAAATGACTTTCTTATGAACCATGTCATCACTGCTACTGTGCATGTATTTATAAAAAAGTAAAAATTTAATTTTGATGTATCACCTATGACCAGAGCTAGCACAGTTAATAAGGCAGTTATGCAGCAAGCATAAATGATAATCATTCGATATAGTAATCCCTTCGGGGATTCAACTTCATGAACAAGTTTGTCATGTATCTTGAAATTCATCTTATGACCTTAGATTAATTGAGATAATTAGTGTATCATGTTATTAATCAATTTGGTTATAATTTGTACTTCCTTACTCACCAGGCACGATATGCTCAGTCTTTCAGTTATAATCCTCAGGATTTTTATATAAAAAGTTTAAACTTTGGATTTTTTTTACAAAACATGTTACTTGGAATACAACAATTTATTTTATTATATTTTTTAAAATCTGTTAAATATGTTTTGGCCAAAAAGATATTTTCTCCGCTAATGATCTCACCTCACAATTTAGAATTTCACCAATGGAATTACCTAACTCCTGATATTTTGAAAGCGGTAATGGATAATCCATTTTGCTTGCATAAATTATTACATTACCACTGTGTGTTGTGCAGTAAAGAACGGTTTTAAAAAGTTCGTGTAATGCATGAGAAAAGACTGATGATGCATCAGGACGAATATGATAATTCATTACCAACCAACCGTTAAGTGTAAGTCGGTCAGCGCATGAAACTAAAAAACTCCCTTTTGATTGCAAAGGAGACATCTCATCCTCTGAATAAAGGTCGGAAAATATAAGGTCATACAGAGAATTATTCTCATGATTAATGAAATGATTAGCATCCTGAACATAATAATGGGTTAGAGCATTTGCAGGTAACGAAAAATACTCGTAACCAATACTTAGCACAGCAGCCCGAAGCTCGACCACATCCATAGCGGCTTCATTATTGTAAGCGTTAACAGCTCGGACCAAGCAGCCTCCTCCTAGCCCCAAAACAAGCACCTTGTTGACAGGAGTAAAAGCGAGAGCCATAAGCATTGCTCTGATGTAATGATGAACTGGAACCATGGGTGAAGCTTTGAGTATTTTACTTTGCTCATAAATCATATCGAAAGTTAAAATAAAGTACTTGTTTTTTTCTATAACGGTAATGGAACCGTATTCATCATCCTTATGCACCAATTCTTTGCCGTGAATTCGAAAGGGAGAAAGTGACTTCATAGTGTTTGATATTGACATTCAATATTGAGTCCATGTTTAAAATATATATAAAAGAGAACGCATCCATGAGCCCTCACGGAGTAGATTTAAGCATCTACAATTACAGCGCATACTTGTAATATCACTGGAGTGTAAGGGCGGAATTAGTATCTGCCGTTGAATTCGCCCCCTCTTTACAGATTTTTGAGTGTTTTATAATCCATTAATTGACACGGGTTGATATCCGAAGAGGCTATGGTAGTTGCGTGTGACAATGGGAATAATTGGCACACATGTTGTCATCGGAAACCTGTGATCTCGATGCCGTACATTTAGGGATAAATGGGAGTAAAATATACTTCCCTAAGAACCTGCCGCTTGACATAATCTTTAAATTACCCCAGTTATTCCTTCTAATGAATGTCCAAGAGTATACATCAAAAATGATTGCATTTGAGTCCTGATGAAAAATTTTTAGTGAAGCAGCAATGTATGTCTCAAAGCAAGATGTTCACTCTTCCGATTTTTCGATATTTTTTAATATCCTATTGTTCAATACAGTTCCCAAATTTTCCTCTTCAAACTTGTACAGTGTGGAGTCCTGCATATACATCATTATTTTTTGCTTATCAAAACTAACTTGGCTGATTATCTGATTAGCCTCAGACAATTTTAGCATTTGAGGTAAGGTCAAACCAAGTATAACTTCCGCGGTTGCTCGGTTAATGTTCAATTCAGACATTCCAGCTATTATATCTTTATATAAAGCATTCTGTGCAAAAATTAAATAAGACAGATTTATGTCATAAGTACTTCTGAGCAGAAGTTTATTTTTTTTCACTGGCTACCTCCAGATAACGACCCCTAGACTTATAAAGGTTGACTCAATTTCATGCAAACAGCAAAAGTGAAATAATGCTGTTTGCGCAGAATGCAGAATTAATACTTTGATAAATTATTTAATATTAGAATTAGATGTAGGAAGAACGAAACTACTGACGACTTCACGCAGCTTCTCGGTTCTGGCGTGAAGATTTCCAGCTGAAAGAGTCACTTTCTTAACAAGGGCTGCATTCTGTTGAGTTACTCGGTCCAGTTCTGCGACCGAAAGCGTCACCTGTGAAATACCTTTACTCTGTTCATTAGAAGACAAAGCGATTAGTCCAATAAGTTCATTAACGCTATTGACATTTTCTTTTACCTCGGACATTGCACTTCCTGCACCGCCGGCTACCTCAGCTCCCTCTCGAACAAATTCGAAAGTAGTACTTATTAGTGTTTCAATTTCCTGGGCAGCAGAGGCACTACGCTGAGCAAGCGAACGTACTTCTGTAGCTACCACTGCAAAGCCCCGTCCTTGCTCTCCTGCCCGAGCCGCTTCCACCGCTGCGTTTAGAGCAAGGATGTTTGTCTGAAAGGCAATGCTATTGATTGTAGAGGTAAAGCGACGTATCTGTTCTGCTTCTTCGGAAATTCGGCTCATTGTTACGGTCAGTCTTTCAACAAGAACACTTGCTTTATCCGTTACTGTGGCAGTTATTAAAGCAAGATTGCGTGCCTGACATGCATTGTCAGCATTGTGCCTTACAGTCGACGAAAACTCCTCCATACTCACTGCAGTCTCTTCCAAAGCGGCAGCCTGCTGTGTTGTACGGTTTGCAAGATCCGTATTCCCTTCGGCGATTTCACTTGCCTCCTTATAGAGAGCATTGGAGTTAACAGTGATAGCACGAACCGTCTTTTGCAGACTTTGTTGCATTTCTCGTAAAAGTGGCACCATTTGGCCTATGCAGTTTCGTCCTTGCTCTATTGGTTCACGTGTGAGATCCCCCTTACCAATATCATGAAAATGTCCTCTGATCAGGGAGACGGGGCGAACCAGGTGAACGACCAGGTAACGATCGCAAAAAATCACCAATAATATGGTAAATGAGACAGCCAAAAAGAGAACAGCATTCAACTGATGCAACTCATCAGCTACCTGTAGTTGAGCAGCATCTATCTGCTTGGTTAACAATGAAAGGTGTGAACCCGAAGCATTTTCAGATGACAACGATGAATCAGAAAGATGTTGTTTATAGCTTGCCCACTCAAATCCACTTGGAACCTCATTTTGTAGCGCAACCTTTTGAGCAGCAGTTCCGTTGTGTAAGACATCTTCGGCATGTGCCAGGAAAATCACTTGATGCGTCAGGGCAAAGCTCTGATCAAAATATCTATGCATGTCATGGACCACAAACGCGGCATAGCCTCCAGTCACGGTGATTAACCCCATTGCCGTGAGTAGGATCCAAAGAACCACTCGGCGAATAGTAAAGTTTTTCAGGAAGTTCATTGTCACACTCTTATCTTGTTGTAGTGATATAAAAAGAAAATTAAATAGCCCACTATTTGTTTATGAACAATTTAATAGCGCGAGTATGTCAGTATGTTTGACTAAATAAAACATCACTACAATTAAATAATTTCATGGTGAAAAATTGTTATTTCTATCGGAGATTCAAAGGAATGGAATCAGATTGTTATGTAAGGCTTTTTTTGGAAAATCTGTGATTTGATAGCTTATGCCATTGGAATCGATAATCAGTTCCACTCATGTGGAAGTTTCTTTCTGTGGATGGAGTAATCGCTCATCGGGAGATACTTTATGACCCTAAACACTAAGTGTGTGTGGTTACCTAATGCGGAAGATTAGAACGGGGATGGGGTATTCTGGTGGATGTTAAAATTACTTATAATTTGTTGTTTATTATCTAATTTCAATTCCGGTCTTAATGATAAATAACAGTTCTTATGTACTAATGTTTGAAGATACAAGCAACTGTCTTGTGCGTGGCTGAGACCGAGATTAGTTATTGGTAAAAACCATGATAGTCCTCTGTGAGCGAGGAGCGAACTAAGCAATTAAGTCGGTTCAGAAACCAGGTCGAAGAGACCAAGGAACTGTGGTGCCTATGATATTGACCGTTATATCATTCTTTAACGCAACGTTGATACCATCAGATATTTCAAGATTGGATAACCATCTTGATTTATTGAAATTCAATCTACTATCTATAACAAAGCCTAATATGATTACTCTGTATTCAATGTTAGGATGATTTTTACGGAAAAAAGATAATCTATGACTAATTCCCTCTGGCTTTGACGGATCGGCTAAAGAACTTCCAACAATATGCCAAAGTGAATTCTTTGTGAATTCAACAGCGACCGAACAGACATTCATTTCTGATGGCTCATGCACCCAGCATAAAGAAAAATCGAAAAATCCGATATTTTCAGTATGATTTTTTAATTGGATCTTAAGATTCTCAATGTCGTGATAATCACACGATAGATGATGAAGATTTTTTGTGCCTAAAACCTCAATCAGTTTGCGGAATTTTTCGTCTCCGCGAGATACAATGGAAACGACATTTCCACGTTTAATCAATTCTTTAACTACTCCTGATAACATCCCGGTTCCACCTACAACAAGGTAATGTGAAGTCATAATACATATTTCCTTTCCTGATTTAGGCTCAGATGTTACCAGTATGTTGTCCTTAATGTTTTTAATCAAAAATATGCTGTGCATTTACTTCTCTGCTGACCATTCATTTCCATGGCAATGGCAATGGCCATGTCCGCTTGGAGCGCAGGCCGTGTGAAAACCGTGACCTAAAACTGAAGTGCGCGCATTTACGCAAAATCTGGAATTGCTCGACTGGTTAGCTGAGGCAAATTTTACGTATGAGCGCATTTTTCAGCCCTATTTTTGGCAGTTTAAGCGATAAAAACAGTTTTCACACAGCCTGAGCGATGTATAGTCATTCGCACCCTGAGAATTACACTATTAAGTGATTCAGGGTATGCGCTTGCTGGTTACGAATATTGAGCGAGAATCACGTGATGATCGCCGCTTTTCTTTCGAGCCAGTAGGTGCTCCACGTTCGCTAACGAATACTCAGGGCATGCAGATAAACTGCTGGCTATATTTCTTTCGAAGAGCGTGGAATGCATACCAATCCCCGATAAAAAGGAGTTGGTGATGACTGTGACTAATCAATTTGCTGCGCACGTTGGTCTGGACTGGGCGGATAAAAAACACGATGTCTGTGTTCAGTTTAAAAACGGTGAACGCGTATTCGATGTGATTGAACATACAGCAGAAGCGCTTGATGACTGGCTTACTGAGTTACACCAGAAAGTAAAAGGCAGAATCGCCATAGCTCTCGAGCTGAAGAAGGGCCCCGTGGTATATGCTCTTCAAAAATATCCCTTTATCACCTTTTTCCCCGTCCACGCTTTGTCCCTGGCTCGTTACCGGCAAGCCTTCTCGCCCAGCGGCGCTAAAGATGACCCGCAGGATGCAGAGCTGGCATTAGAGTTAATGCTACGTTATCCCCAAAAGATAAAAGCTATTGAACCCGACAATGCGGATATTCGCTTACTTCAGCAACTGGTTGAGCAACGTCGTCAGTTGGTTGAAGACAAACGCCGCTTTGTGAATCGGCTCATCAACACGCTTTAACAGTATTATCCTCAGCCACTGGAGTGGTTCTCACATCGGGGTAGCTTACTGTTGTGTGAGTTGATTATCCGGTGGCCCAGTCTGCAACAACTGAAACGAGCCAGGCGCGACACGACCCGAAATTTTCTGAATGCCAGAGGTGGCCGCGCAATGGCC
It contains:
- a CDS encoding IS3 family transposase (programmed frameshift), translating into MKKTRYTEEQIAFALKQAETGTRVEEVCRKMGISEATFYNWKKKFGGMGVTELRRLRQLEDENQRFKRLVADLSLDKEMLQDVIRKKFLRPIQKREAVTYLLDAYRIGLRRGCRLMMQSRTVYLYRSCRDDRALTHRIREIAETRIRYGCPRIHILLRREGWLVNHKKTHRIYCQEGLNLRAKRPLRHVTARHRHARPEVTALDQCWSMDFVADNLFNGRRIRALTVVDNFSRECLAIEVGQGLRGEDVVAVMERLKQMQHRIPHRLQTDNGSEFISKALDRWAYENKVTMDFSRPGRPTDNALVESFNGSLRDECLNVHWFLSLEDAQEKIEHWRQEYNQYRPHSSLNNQTPEEFVRSLQTDPDL
- a CDS encoding type II toxin-antitoxin system ParD family antitoxin, whose translation is MARTMTVDLGEELREFIDSLVQSGDYRTQSEVLRDALRLLREKQAESHLQTLRDLLAEGVSSGTPETWDKNSFLQRVKGKVRLHERN
- a CDS encoding type II toxin-antitoxin system RelE/ParE family toxin — protein: MKEINLTPKANEDLEDIWSYSQENFGVVKADDYISRFSDIFDVLATHEIGSLRPELGEHIFSLPIEKHVIFFIPSDTAITVIRILNQSQDVLRHLVWR
- a CDS encoding dicarboxylate/amino acid:cation symporter, whose protein sequence is METKNKLTLFIVIFMLAGIISGAIIHSYASSDTIQSWAGNITLFTDLFLRLIKMVIAPLVFSTLTVGIMRLGETATIGRVGGKAMIWFIISSIFSILVGLFIVTIFHPGSGLNLAIPKESVDTGLAVSGMNLKAFLSHTIPTSITEAMASNEILQIVVFSLFFGIAGASLGEKFNAPLVASLSVVSHIMLKMTGYVMYVAPLAIFAAISSVIATQGLGILLNYASFIGGYYVAIMLTSVMLLSVGYIVLKKEVFRLLNMLKDPVLVAFTTSSSEAAYPKTLEQLEKFGCSRNIASFVLPIGYSFNLVGSMVYCSFASVFIAQAYNIHLNFTETTMMMLTLMLASKGIAGVPRSALVVLAATIPSFNIPVAGILLLMGIDHFLDMGRSAINVLGNGIATAMLSKNEGSEPESVKLQTEF
- a CDS encoding GGDEF domain-containing protein, which translates into the protein MIIIYACCITALLTVLALVIGDTSKLNFYFFINTCTVAVMTWFIRKSFNIHSREAHLLVFRISLFFLLNSSLASMAGGMNLIDRDTASLIAAILYVPAMLMIIYSFRKFINYVNHNYKSAVNLSLTDELTGLPNRRHLNIKLREIENRLATICIADIDHFKRINDTYGHDAGDRVLRNTGLILSNLANDNVFISRSGGEEFAIVIIDHASAEGIVRKIKESVSYDCNGTFKISFSIGVAIKQKHESSSSTITAADDALYQAKRSGRDRIIYSSRFNN
- a CDS encoding spermidine synthase, coding for MSISNTMKSLSPFRIHGKELVHKDDEYGSITVIEKNKYFILTFDMIYEQSKILKASPMVPVHHYIRAMLMALAFTPVNKVLVLGLGGGCLVRAVNAYNNEAAMDVVELRAAVLSIGYEYFSLPANALTHYYVQDANHFINHENNSLYDLIFSDLYSEDEMSPLQSKGSFLVSCADRLTLNGWLVMNYHIRPDASSVFSHALHELFKTVLYCTTHSGNVIIYASKMDYPLPLSKYQELGNSIGEILNCEVRSLAEKISFWPKHI
- a CDS encoding flagellar transcriptional regulator FlhD, with protein sequence MKKNKLLLRSTYDINLSYLIFAQNALYKDIIAGMSELNINRATAEVILGLTLPQMLKLSEANQIISQVSFDKQKIMMYMQDSTLYKFEEENLGTVLNNRILKNIEKSEE
- a CDS encoding methyl-accepting chemotaxis protein, translating into MNFLKNFTIRRVVLWILLTAMGLITVTGGYAAFVVHDMHRYFDQSFALTHQVIFLAHAEDVLHNGTAAQKVALQNEVPSGFEWASYKQHLSDSSLSSENASGSHLSLLTKQIDAAQLQVADELHQLNAVLFLAVSFTILLVIFCDRYLVVHLVRPVSLIRGHFHDIGKGDLTREPIEQGRNCIGQMVPLLREMQQSLQKTVRAITVNSNALYKEASEIAEGNTDLANRTTQQAAALEETAVSMEEFSSTVRHNADNACQARNLALITATVTDKASVLVERLTVTMSRISEEAEQIRRFTSTINSIAFQTNILALNAAVEAARAGEQGRGFAVVATEVRSLAQRSASAAQEIETLISTTFEFVREGAEVAGGAGSAMSEVKENVNSVNELIGLIALSSNEQSKGISQVTLSVAELDRVTQQNAALVKKVTLSAGNLHARTEKLREVVSSFVLPTSNSNIK